Proteins co-encoded in one Nicotiana sylvestris chromosome 7, ASM39365v2, whole genome shotgun sequence genomic window:
- the LOC138873510 gene encoding uncharacterized protein gives MDPLNYIFQKPMPTRKLAKWQILLSKFNIVYVTQKAVKEQALADHLAKNPVGGEYKPLKTYFPNKEVSSYERTLLKLTTFGVCSSMELQTSKEWALERFWFPCTNNMAEYEPCIMGLNLAIDMNIQELLVINDSDLLVHQVQGEWATKNTKILPYLYHVQELMKRFTKIEFKHVPRIQNEFADALATLPSIIQYPDKNFINPVQVRIHNQPAYCAHVDEEMDGKPWFHNIKEYLARGEYPE, from the exons atggaccctctaaattacatctttcagaagcccatgccgaccaggaagttagccaagtggcaaatattGTTAAGTAAGTtcaatatcgtctatgtaactcagaaggcggtcaaagaacaagcattggcagaccatcttgctaaaaatcctgtgggaggggaatacaaacccttgaaaacgtattttcctaataAGGAAGTATCATCGTATGAGAGGACATTACTGAAGCTTACGACGTTTGGAGTATgctcttcgatggagctgcaaacttcaaaggagtgggcattggagcggtTTTG gtttccatgcaccaacaacatggcggaatatgaGCCTTGCATCATGGGGCTTAATCTagccatcgatatgaatatacaagaacTGCTGGTAATCAATGATTCAGATCTTCtagtacatcaggttcaaggcGAATGGGCTACAAAGAACACCAAGATACTGCCATACTTATATCATGTGCAGGAATTAatgaagagattcacaaagatagaattcaaacatgtgcccagaattcaaaatgagttcgcaGATGCACTGGCCACTTTGCCATCAATAATACAatatccagacaagaatttcattaatCCTGTCcaggtgaggatccataatcaaccggcttactgtgctcatgttgatGAGGAAATGGATGGCAAACCTTGGTTCCAcaacatcaaagaatatttggcaagaggagaatatccagagtag